In Candidatus Cybelea sp., a single window of DNA contains:
- a CDS encoding polysaccharide biosynthesis/export family protein, with amino-acid sequence MTRAIATALFCLWALLPSVAWSSSLSSDTVIHPGDQLNVLVFGDQTLTQNVTVMPDGTIEYPLVGRVHLAGNTPIGAASVLSSKLKAYVRHPVITISIVALGQPNVLVLGDVKAPGKYPLRSGAKLTDAIAAAGGIADSNGAFPDARVADAGGKVTLISLQGLLQRGDTALDLPLSEGSVVYVPGPIKFTVDVAGAVDHPGDVQVNEGDRLSVAIAKAGDSQNAQADLNHIHLIRTNASGTQTTSEINLYEALKGQNQAADVALEKGDVIFVPQASKHNDIFGGIGDGLLFLLTHIIP; translated from the coding sequence GTGACTCGCGCCATCGCGACAGCCTTATTCTGCCTCTGGGCCCTCCTTCCGAGCGTCGCCTGGAGTTCTTCACTCTCTTCCGACACCGTCATCCATCCGGGCGACCAGCTCAACGTACTCGTCTTCGGCGATCAAACGCTGACGCAGAACGTGACCGTTATGCCCGACGGTACGATCGAGTATCCGCTCGTCGGCCGCGTCCACCTGGCGGGAAACACGCCGATCGGCGCGGCGTCGGTGCTTTCCAGCAAGCTCAAAGCCTACGTTCGCCATCCGGTCATCACGATCTCGATCGTCGCGCTCGGTCAACCGAACGTGCTCGTGCTGGGTGACGTGAAAGCGCCAGGTAAGTATCCGTTGCGATCCGGCGCAAAGCTCACCGATGCGATCGCGGCTGCCGGCGGCATCGCGGATTCGAACGGCGCCTTTCCCGATGCGCGCGTCGCCGACGCCGGGGGGAAGGTAACGCTTATCTCGCTGCAAGGTTTGCTGCAGCGCGGCGACACGGCACTCGATTTGCCGCTCTCCGAAGGATCCGTCGTCTACGTCCCGGGCCCGATAAAGTTTACGGTCGACGTGGCGGGCGCGGTCGATCATCCGGGCGACGTTCAGGTAAACGAGGGCGACCGTTTATCGGTGGCGATCGCTAAGGCCGGCGATAGCCAAAACGCGCAAGCCGACCTCAATCACATTCACTTGATTCGAACCAACGCCAGCGGAACGCAAACGACTTCGGAAATCAACTTGTACGAAGCGCTCAAGGGTCAAAACCAAGCCGCCGACGTAGCGCTCGAAAAGGGCGACGTCATCTTCGTGCCGCAGGCCTCGAAGCACAACGATATCTTCGGCGGCATCGGCGACGGTCTGCTCTTCCTCCTCACGCACATCATTCCGTAA
- a CDS encoding glycosyltransferase family 39 protein: MALRWPPFAVIALAANLLVTLPLAWLLNIWQDEAYTLQTTSNGVAYAFHQALAFEQNAPLYFVLISLWRSLGDGIFYLRFFSVLCIGATILLAPALARRYLPRQNEKLVTVVVACNPFLIWAAVEIRVYAMIVLVSALLLLTFYDAFMAQRRTTGAAIAYAACVALALYTQYYLAFLVAGQALTVVVFYRRALLRLVLAGLAATLAFLPMLAIVPGQVANFKDGFAAPSLPYAFASLAGILARYVLPLPVPHSTIAYVVLAACALAALAIFRPKLQRTGDAAILLTTAAAFVLFAAGTYVSGVHILDRHAASLFLPATLSVFALFSFLPEARERRAATVWTAIAAALSLLTLVSTYHQLAKPGDWRRVSAYVRAHERPDEPIVVFEAENALPLEYYYHGSNRVVAVPHAVDFHRYVVTRFIIHGDAELRAAMPAQARLWLVTAGSCRSANVRFGCATLERYVDRRYKVESDKAFDGARVRLLKKDAK; encoded by the coding sequence GTGGCATTGCGTTGGCCGCCGTTCGCGGTGATCGCGCTGGCCGCCAACCTGCTCGTTACGCTGCCGCTTGCGTGGCTGCTCAACATTTGGCAGGATGAGGCCTACACGCTGCAGACCACCAGCAACGGCGTCGCCTACGCCTTCCATCAAGCGCTTGCGTTCGAGCAGAACGCGCCCCTCTACTTCGTTCTGATCAGCCTTTGGCGCTCGCTGGGCGACGGCATCTTCTATTTGCGGTTTTTCTCGGTGCTGTGCATCGGGGCTACGATACTGCTCGCCCCCGCGCTCGCGCGGCGGTATCTTCCGCGCCAGAACGAAAAGCTCGTAACGGTTGTCGTAGCCTGCAATCCCTTTTTGATTTGGGCCGCGGTCGAGATTCGCGTTTACGCGATGATCGTCTTGGTCAGCGCGCTTCTCTTGCTGACGTTCTACGACGCCTTCATGGCGCAACGGCGGACGACCGGGGCGGCAATCGCGTACGCGGCGTGCGTCGCGCTCGCGCTCTATACCCAGTACTACCTGGCCTTTCTCGTGGCAGGGCAAGCGCTTACCGTCGTGGTCTTCTACCGTCGCGCGCTGCTGCGGCTCGTTCTTGCCGGCCTCGCCGCGACTCTGGCCTTCCTTCCAATGCTGGCGATCGTTCCCGGTCAGGTCGCGAACTTCAAAGACGGCTTCGCTGCGCCGTCACTGCCCTATGCGTTTGCTTCGCTGGCCGGCATTCTGGCGAGATACGTCCTGCCGCTGCCGGTTCCGCACTCAACGATCGCTTATGTCGTTCTGGCAGCCTGCGCGCTCGCGGCGCTGGCGATCTTTCGCCCGAAGCTGCAGCGAACCGGTGACGCCGCGATTCTCCTGACGACCGCCGCGGCGTTCGTACTCTTCGCAGCGGGCACGTACGTATCGGGCGTCCACATTCTCGATCGTCACGCCGCCTCGCTGTTTTTGCCCGCGACGCTCAGCGTCTTTGCGCTCTTTTCGTTCTTACCCGAGGCGCGAGAGCGGCGTGCCGCGACCGTATGGACGGCCATCGCCGCAGCCCTCTCGCTGCTCACTCTCGTCAGCACGTACCATCAGCTGGCGAAGCCCGGCGATTGGAGACGCGTCAGTGCGTACGTCCGTGCCCACGAACGGCCCGACGAACCGATCGTCGTCTTCGAAGCCGAGAACGCGCTGCCGCTCGAGTACTACTATCACGGCTCCAATCGTGTCGTCGCGGTGCCGCACGCCGTCGATTTTCACCGCTACGTCGTGACCCGTTTCATCATTCACGGCGACGCCGAACTGCGGGCCGCTATGCCCGCGCAAGCGCGGCTCTGGCTGGTCACTGCCGGGAGCTGCCGGTCGGCCAACGTGCGCTTCGGCTGCGCCACGCTCGAGCGGTACGTCGATCGGCGCTACAAAGTGGAATCCGACAAGGCTTTCGATGGCGCACGCGTCCGCCTGCTGAAAAAAGATGCAAAGTAA
- a CDS encoding LuxR C-terminal-related transcriptional regulator produces MEPREAYNTGELTACLRLTDRSVSMRDRVYRIRALIRLSRYREALTVIAATRGAKPEQEALLRALESTCHSFLGTTDSARRALARIHVEPQGPDALFEVAYARMLLGWVEGTPDVMQQALQAVDVSSCPHLYGRWLYACSWAPALRGEYHEQMRFLELSIRHIAQAPEAYDVTLLASATRSLVHLVREIAAPSTFDFAVRITETLPWTEDLEGERFLTFRGLAWAYALRGSHEKALQYAYFARDIAPSVRWVAACYADQAYLARMAGENASADALLRHAVACARETDWSSPGEERVAILNLIELAADRDLPAASRLMDIYDAIPMTLAPALALGRDRRLHAMEDYARGCILAASGRRAAALQLLASAYTFYRSIGYAWRAAAVALRLHEVSGEHTWLRLASEVVAEFSESSVARDIRRRAGMVEDPRIAALTPAQRRVYALICQGLSDKEIAGHLRISPETVKNHAARIRLTFGVRSRAALIAAVRREAV; encoded by the coding sequence TTGGAACCCCGCGAGGCATATAACACCGGCGAGCTGACGGCCTGTCTGCGGTTAACGGACCGCTCCGTTAGCATGCGGGACCGGGTCTACCGGATTCGTGCCCTGATCCGCCTCTCGCGTTATCGCGAGGCGTTAACGGTCATTGCCGCCACGCGCGGGGCGAAACCCGAACAAGAGGCCCTCCTCCGAGCGCTCGAGTCGACCTGCCATTCCTTCCTGGGGACGACGGACTCGGCTCGTCGCGCGCTCGCGCGCATCCACGTCGAGCCGCAGGGCCCCGATGCGCTGTTCGAAGTCGCCTACGCCCGGATGCTCCTGGGCTGGGTCGAGGGCACCCCGGACGTGATGCAGCAGGCGCTGCAGGCGGTCGACGTCAGCTCTTGCCCGCACCTCTACGGGCGCTGGCTGTATGCATGCTCTTGGGCCCCCGCGTTACGCGGCGAGTATCACGAGCAGATGCGCTTTCTCGAACTCTCGATCCGGCACATCGCCCAGGCTCCCGAGGCGTACGACGTCACGCTGCTGGCGAGCGCGACGCGATCGCTCGTTCATCTCGTCCGCGAGATTGCGGCGCCGAGCACGTTCGATTTTGCGGTGCGCATCACCGAGACGCTGCCCTGGACCGAAGACCTCGAAGGCGAACGATTTTTGACGTTTCGCGGGCTGGCCTGGGCCTACGCTTTGCGCGGGTCACACGAGAAAGCGCTGCAGTACGCGTACTTCGCGCGCGACATCGCGCCGTCCGTGCGATGGGTCGCGGCCTGCTACGCAGACCAAGCCTACTTGGCGAGGATGGCCGGCGAAAATGCGAGCGCCGACGCGCTCCTGCGCCACGCCGTCGCTTGCGCCCGAGAGACGGACTGGAGTTCCCCGGGTGAGGAACGCGTCGCGATCTTGAACCTCATCGAACTCGCGGCGGATCGCGATCTCCCGGCCGCAAGCCGCCTCATGGACATTTACGACGCCATTCCGATGACGCTCGCTCCGGCGCTCGCGCTCGGGCGCGATCGCCGCCTGCACGCAATGGAGGACTACGCGCGCGGCTGCATTCTGGCGGCTTCGGGCCGTCGGGCCGCTGCTCTACAGCTCCTCGCGAGCGCCTACACGTTCTATCGTTCGATCGGTTACGCGTGGCGTGCGGCCGCGGTTGCGCTGCGGCTTCACGAGGTGAGCGGGGAGCACACGTGGCTGCGTCTGGCCAGCGAAGTCGTCGCCGAGTTTTCGGAGAGTTCCGTCGCGCGCGATATTCGCCGCCGGGCCGGCATGGTCGAAGATCCTCGCATCGCCGCGTTGACCCCCGCCCAGCGCCGTGTCTACGCGTTGATCTGCCAGGGGCTCAGCGACAAAGAGATCGCCGGCCACCTGCGCATCTCCCCGGAGACCGTGAAGAATCACGCGGCCCGGATCCGTCTCACCTTCGGCGTTCGCTCGCGTGCGGCGCTGATCGCGGCGGTCCGCCGGGAGGCCGTATAG
- a CDS encoding NTP transferase domain-containing protein, which produces MTRSPQARVVILAAGLSTRMGAQKLLMSFRGKPLIDYAIAAARRWRPVLVAGGAVAEALRDRDDVTLIVNREPQRGMAHSLALADAAISPGDALVVLLGDKPLVSEGLIAALCAALADADVAYPVHARSGAPGHPVVFAPSARRRIAMLADGDTLHVLRGDPALVRRTLRSEDEGAFFDVDTRAELAR; this is translated from the coding sequence ATGACGCGCTCGCCGCAGGCTCGCGTGGTTATCCTAGCTGCAGGCCTTTCGACGCGCATGGGCGCGCAAAAACTGCTAATGAGCTTTCGCGGCAAGCCCCTGATCGACTACGCGATCGCGGCGGCGCGACGCTGGCGGCCGGTACTGGTCGCGGGCGGCGCGGTTGCCGAGGCTCTGCGCGACCGCGACGACGTCACGCTTATCGTCAACCGCGAGCCGCAGCGGGGTATGGCGCACTCGCTCGCACTTGCCGATGCGGCGATTTCCCCCGGCGACGCGCTGGTCGTTCTGCTCGGCGATAAACCGCTCGTGAGCGAGGGCCTCATCGCCGCGCTCTGCGCGGCATTGGCCGACGCCGACGTCGCGTATCCAGTGCACGCGCGCAGCGGCGCCCCCGGGCATCCCGTCGTTTTTGCACCTAGCGCACGCCGGAGGATTGCGATGCTGGCCGACGGCGACACGCTGCACGTTTTGCGTGGGGATCCGGCGCTCGTCCGGCGGACGCTGCGCAGCGAAGACGAAGGCGCGTTCTTCGACGTCGACACCCGCGCCGAGCTCGCCCGGTAG
- a CDS encoding alkaline phosphatase family protein: MRNRAPFFAAILLAAVASLTSAMLHAQDTARSVLPNGWVLQAPAGAIVATGTMPQGAARSPDGSTIAVVESGFNPPALSLYATRGLRLVKRYNLAGAYGRPVWTQRGIFVAGANADALFAIDPHAATVRKIALPPKSYPVSVAESHGVFAVAFNGDGAVRIGKLDALRAARPIAVGLRPRSLAFSTDGKTLFAAVRSASYVAAVNVATLRVRHITTDLHPSDVLASGNTLYVAQADADTVGLYDAQTGRRRSDVFVGSVAHAIGSSPNALALEGDRLFVSLGAANEVVVLRNGRISARLPAGWYPTDVVPLGNDLVVIDGKGEGTKPNPDFDVMSRGNRGYIAAIQFGSIREISASAGLAPNPQGAQGEAPRPPRTILHPGGPIAHVFFILKENRTYDQILGDLPAGNGDPKLVWFGARVTPNQHALAQRFGLFDNFYASGEVSDAGHNWADGAFANDYVERTWPPVYGGRLDDDDVLTGIGAGVPSSGYIWDAARRAGVSFRDYGEMALMPPAEGHIAATAPSLGTRFDPHYVGWNLDYSDLDRVKEWKREFDAFTAADTLPQLEYMWLPNDHTAGTRAGKLTPAAYIATNDYAVGQIVDAISHSRVWASSAIFITEDDAQDGADHVSDQRTTLYIASPYARGGVIHDHFATVSVLRTIELLLGLRPLSNYDATAAPLYSAFTTTANLAPFAVIAPKADLTTRNSKVAYGSALSARLDFRRPDAVAPGILTDILAHNH; this comes from the coding sequence GTGAGAAATCGCGCGCCGTTCTTCGCAGCCATCCTGCTCGCAGCCGTTGCTTCGCTGACGTCGGCGATGCTCCACGCGCAAGATACCGCGCGCAGCGTTCTGCCAAACGGCTGGGTGCTGCAAGCCCCGGCCGGCGCGATCGTCGCGACCGGTACCATGCCGCAAGGCGCCGCGCGCTCGCCCGACGGTTCGACGATCGCCGTAGTCGAGTCCGGTTTCAACCCTCCGGCGCTCTCGCTCTACGCGACGCGCGGACTACGGCTCGTCAAACGCTACAACTTGGCCGGCGCCTACGGACGCCCGGTCTGGACGCAGCGCGGGATCTTCGTCGCCGGTGCCAACGCCGACGCGCTCTTTGCGATCGATCCGCACGCGGCGACGGTCAGAAAGATCGCGCTGCCGCCGAAATCCTATCCGGTTTCGGTCGCGGAGAGTCACGGCGTCTTTGCGGTTGCCTTCAACGGTGACGGCGCCGTCCGCATCGGTAAGCTCGACGCGCTGCGCGCGGCCCGGCCGATCGCAGTCGGCCTGCGGCCTCGCAGCCTCGCTTTCTCCACCGACGGCAAGACGCTCTTCGCGGCGGTTCGGTCCGCGAGCTACGTCGCCGCCGTCAACGTCGCTACGCTGCGCGTGCGTCACATTACGACGGATCTGCATCCCAGCGACGTTCTCGCCAGCGGAAATACGCTCTACGTTGCGCAGGCCGACGCCGATACGGTGGGCCTGTACGACGCGCAGACCGGCAGGCGGCGCAGCGACGTCTTCGTCGGCAGCGTCGCGCACGCGATCGGCTCCTCGCCCAATGCGCTCGCGCTCGAAGGCGACCGCCTCTTCGTCAGCTTAGGAGCCGCAAACGAGGTCGTGGTTTTGCGCAACGGCCGCATATCGGCACGCCTCCCGGCGGGGTGGTACCCCACCGATGTCGTCCCCCTGGGCAACGACCTCGTGGTTATCGACGGAAAGGGCGAGGGCACGAAGCCGAACCCCGACTTCGACGTGATGAGCCGCGGCAATCGCGGCTACATCGCCGCGATCCAGTTCGGCTCGATTCGTGAGATCTCGGCCAGCGCCGGCCTGGCGCCGAATCCGCAAGGCGCGCAGGGAGAGGCGCCGCGGCCGCCGCGCACGATTCTGCACCCGGGCGGTCCCATTGCGCACGTCTTCTTCATTCTCAAAGAGAATCGCACGTACGATCAGATTCTCGGCGACCTGCCGGCCGGCAACGGCGATCCCAAACTCGTTTGGTTCGGCGCGCGAGTGACACCCAATCAACACGCACTCGCGCAGCGCTTCGGGCTCTTCGACAACTTTTACGCCAGCGGCGAGGTGAGCGACGCGGGTCACAACTGGGCCGACGGCGCCTTTGCGAACGACTACGTCGAGCGCACCTGGCCCCCCGTCTACGGCGGCCGCCTCGACGACGACGACGTGCTGACCGGAATTGGCGCCGGCGTTCCAAGCAGCGGTTATATTTGGGATGCGGCGCGCCGTGCGGGCGTGAGCTTTCGCGACTACGGCGAGATGGCGTTGATGCCGCCCGCCGAAGGGCACATCGCGGCTACCGCCCCGAGCCTGGGCACTCGATTCGATCCGCACTACGTCGGCTGGAACTTGGATTACAGCGATCTGGATCGCGTCAAGGAATGGAAGCGGGAGTTCGACGCTTTCACAGCGGCCGATACGCTGCCGCAACTCGAGTATATGTGGCTTCCCAACGACCACACCGCCGGGACGCGAGCCGGAAAGCTTACGCCGGCGGCCTACATCGCCACGAACGACTACGCCGTCGGACAGATCGTGGACGCGATTTCCCACTCTCGAGTTTGGGCCTCCAGCGCGATCTTCATCACCGAGGACGACGCCCAAGACGGCGCCGATCACGTCAGCGATCAGCGCACCACCCTCTACATCGCCTCGCCCTACGCCCGCGGCGGCGTCATACACGATCACTTCGCCACCGTCAGCGTGCTTCGCACGATCGAACTGCTGCTCGGCCTGCGGCCGCTCTCGAACTACGACGCTACGGCCGCGCCGCTCTACTCGGCCTTCACGACGACCGCGAATCTGGCGCCGTTCGCCGTCATCGCGCCGAAGGCCGATCTGACGACGCGCAATTCAAAGGTCGCCTACGGTTCCGCACTCAGTGCCCGGCTAGACTTTCGCCGCCCCGATGCCGTCGCACCCGGCATCCTAACGGATATCCTGGCGCACAATCACTAG
- a CDS encoding DUF1579 family protein, with the protein MWLVLVLAGAALWPCRALCAPLDELDRFVGTWQSQGTFVDGPYSKAGSATATTTCAWSNDHLFLICQQSVQMNGATDDDLGIYSYDRAKAGYRFYNVHASRTTSMDITVDGNTIAYPYSFTDKGGNVTIRTLNVWANPSLYNWRTEYSTDGGKTWTLMASGASQKH; encoded by the coding sequence GTGTGGCTGGTGCTCGTCCTCGCCGGTGCGGCCTTGTGGCCGTGCCGTGCGCTTTGCGCGCCGCTCGACGAGCTCGACCGCTTCGTCGGCACGTGGCAGAGTCAGGGTACGTTCGTCGACGGGCCCTACAGCAAGGCGGGATCGGCGACGGCGACGACGACTTGTGCCTGGTCGAACGACCATCTCTTCTTGATTTGCCAGCAAAGCGTGCAGATGAACGGCGCCACCGACGACGATCTCGGAATCTACTCGTACGATCGGGCCAAGGCCGGCTATCGCTTCTACAACGTCCACGCGAGCCGGACGACCTCGATGGACATCACCGTCGACGGCAACACGATCGCGTACCCCTATTCGTTCACCGATAAAGGCGGGAACGTTACGATTCGAACCCTCAACGTATGGGCGAATCCCAGCCTGTACAACTGGCGCACCGAGTATTCGACCGACGGCGGCAAAACGTGGACGCTGATGGCGTCTGGAGCATCGCAAAAGCATTGA
- the tauD gene encoding taurine dioxygenase, protein MTQAPLHLRPLTPAIGAVVEGVDLAAPSSDERIAQIRAALEQRLVLFFENQELSAAQQRDFAARFGPLYTHPFYPGDDGVPEVMVLAHDATHRANSDRWHNDVTYLERPPMAAVLYAQEIPALGGDTLWANMYLAYETLSDPLQHFVSELRAVHSFAKNFTPERFAALGMEGRRDEMYAAHPPVSHPVARTNPQTGRKALYVNADFTERIEGLSPRESEMLLQLLFEHMGKPEFQVRWRWQANTVAMWDNRWTQHCALADYFPARRRMRRTTILGERPV, encoded by the coding sequence GTGACTCAAGCGCCGCTGCATCTCCGGCCGCTGACGCCTGCGATCGGCGCGGTCGTCGAAGGCGTCGATCTCGCCGCACCGTCCAGCGACGAGCGCATCGCGCAGATCCGCGCGGCGCTCGAGCAACGCCTCGTGCTCTTTTTCGAGAACCAGGAGCTGTCGGCCGCGCAGCAGCGGGACTTCGCGGCGCGTTTCGGACCGCTCTACACGCATCCGTTCTACCCCGGAGACGACGGCGTCCCCGAAGTGATGGTGCTGGCGCACGATGCGACGCACCGCGCGAACAGCGATCGCTGGCACAACGACGTTACCTATCTCGAGCGGCCTCCGATGGCCGCCGTGCTCTACGCACAGGAGATTCCCGCGTTGGGCGGCGACACGCTCTGGGCCAATATGTATCTCGCCTACGAAACGCTCTCCGATCCCTTGCAGCATTTCGTCTCGGAGCTACGCGCCGTACATTCGTTCGCCAAGAACTTTACCCCCGAGCGTTTTGCCGCGCTTGGGATGGAGGGACGCCGCGACGAGATGTACGCCGCGCACCCGCCGGTCTCGCATCCCGTCGCGCGGACGAATCCGCAGACCGGGCGCAAGGCGCTGTACGTCAATGCGGATTTTACCGAACGCATCGAAGGCTTGTCGCCCCGCGAGAGCGAGATGCTGCTGCAGCTGCTCTTCGAACATATGGGCAAGCCGGAGTTCCAAGTTCGCTGGCGGTGGCAAGCGAACACGGTCGCGATGTGGGATAATCGCTGGACGCAACACTGCGCGCTGGCCGACTATTTCCCCGCACGCCGCCGCATGCGGCGCACGACGATTCTCGGCGAACGTCCGGTTTGA
- a CDS encoding DUF1330 domain-containing protein, with translation MSAYVVVNVNTSDPQRYERYKEMAERTVAQFGGRYLARGGRLAVLEGSWEPTRIVVLEFDSYDRAMEWWHSAEYAPAKALRQQLSETDLLIVDGYP, from the coding sequence ATGTCAGCTTACGTCGTCGTAAACGTCAACACGTCGGATCCGCAGCGATACGAGCGCTACAAAGAAATGGCCGAGAGAACGGTCGCGCAGTTCGGCGGCCGCTATCTCGCCCGCGGCGGAAGACTGGCGGTACTCGAAGGATCTTGGGAGCCGACCCGGATCGTGGTGCTCGAGTTCGATTCTTACGACCGGGCGATGGAGTGGTGGCACTCCGCCGAATACGCGCCCGCGAAAGCGCTGCGCCAACAGCTCAGCGAGACCGATCTCCTGATCGTCGACGGTTATCCCTAG
- a CDS encoding amino acid permease has translation MTLRAPAFAQRLGMADLALLVVGSVIGSGIFRTPAVVAKSIGAPAPILALWVLGGVVALCGAFVLGELGARRPDGCGAYAYLRDAFGPAVAFAYGWTALLASLTGGLAAAAVLFAGYFLSLTGLALAPAGVAVAALAALAFVNVLGVRTGSYVQNGLSLLKLAALAALVIAAFAHPAVPAGAAKSATSTLQSAAALSLAMIPVLFTYNGAIVANFMAPESKNAGRALPRGLWVGIAAVAVLYVLVNAGCLRALGVDALARSVVPVSAVLQTTVGAIGARLASLAVAVTTLGFMSNRMLTVPRLYHAMAHDGLFFAAVGKIDPRTRVPVVAIVLQGIVAVAIAISGSYEHILNYVVATSYAFSGLLALALFTLRARDRRSGTPEAAGFRAPWHPLSTIVFMIASWGVSIAACISSPRDGLAGLAILATAIPAYALWARRRGKA, from the coding sequence TTGACGCTGCGGGCGCCGGCGTTCGCGCAACGGCTCGGGATGGCCGACCTGGCGCTGCTCGTCGTCGGCAGCGTCATCGGTTCGGGCATCTTTCGTACGCCGGCGGTCGTCGCGAAGAGCATCGGAGCGCCCGCACCAATTCTCGCCCTCTGGGTGCTCGGCGGTGTCGTCGCGCTATGCGGCGCGTTCGTGCTCGGCGAACTCGGTGCGCGACGCCCGGACGGGTGCGGTGCGTACGCGTATCTGCGCGATGCGTTCGGTCCCGCGGTCGCCTTTGCGTATGGTTGGACGGCCTTGCTCGCATCGCTCACCGGCGGCCTTGCGGCCGCCGCCGTGCTCTTCGCCGGGTACTTTCTCTCGCTGACGGGTCTCGCGCTCGCGCCGGCGGGGGTCGCGGTGGCGGCGCTCGCGGCGCTCGCATTCGTCAACGTGCTGGGCGTTCGAACGGGAAGTTACGTACAGAACGGGCTGTCGTTGCTGAAGCTCGCCGCGCTGGCGGCGCTCGTGATCGCGGCCTTCGCGCATCCTGCCGTGCCCGCCGGCGCCGCAAAGAGCGCCACGTCGACGCTCCAAAGCGCGGCTGCGCTGAGCCTGGCGATGATTCCCGTCCTCTTCACGTATAACGGAGCGATCGTCGCAAACTTCATGGCGCCGGAGTCCAAGAATGCCGGGCGCGCTCTTCCGCGAGGCTTGTGGGTGGGGATCGCCGCGGTCGCCGTGCTCTACGTTTTGGTCAACGCCGGCTGCCTTCGCGCGCTGGGCGTCGACGCGCTCGCGCGCAGCGTCGTCCCCGTCTCCGCGGTCTTGCAAACGACCGTCGGCGCGATCGGCGCGCGCCTCGCCTCGCTCGCGGTTGCCGTAACGACGTTGGGTTTCATGAGCAATCGGATGCTCACGGTGCCGCGGCTCTACCACGCGATGGCGCACGACGGTCTCTTCTTTGCTGCCGTTGGGAAAATCGACCCGCGGACACGCGTACCGGTCGTCGCGATCGTGCTGCAGGGAATCGTCGCGGTTGCGATCGCGATCTCCGGCAGCTACGAGCACATACTTAACTATGTCGTAGCGACCTCGTACGCTTTTAGCGGTTTGCTCGCGCTTGCGCTCTTTACGCTGCGCGCGCGCGACCGCAGATCGGGAACGCCCGAAGCTGCCGGTTTTCGCGCGCCCTGGCATCCGCTCTCGACGATCGTCTTCATGATCGCTTCTTGGGGCGTTTCGATCGCAGCTTGCATTAGCTCTCCGCGCGACGGCTTGGCGGGGCTCGCCATCCTCGCAACCGCGATACCCGCCTACGCGCTCTGGGCACGACGCCGCGGGAAGGCCTGA
- a CDS encoding EamA family transporter: MPWIALGIVYVFWGSTYLGIRVAVETIPPYLMTGVRYAIAGLLLLSWQWLTAKHKPGLPSRRELLRIASTAFLLLVVGNGLLCLSETRVESGTSALLIATTPIWMILLDALRARRLPSLLAVAGLIVGSVGIAVLVGRGAGHANALFAGLILLASLSWALGSVFVGREHHHPFTASLEMSIGGALCIVVGLASGEASQLHVAAISAASLWGMLWLITGGALVGYSAYAYVVRVLPTATVATYGYVNPIVAVILGALVLGERVTWNVLLGGVAVVLSVILILLGSRDVSEELSA, translated from the coding sequence ATGCCCTGGATCGCGCTAGGGATCGTCTACGTCTTTTGGGGCTCGACGTATCTCGGCATACGGGTTGCGGTCGAGACGATTCCGCCGTACCTCATGACGGGCGTGCGCTACGCGATCGCGGGTCTATTGCTGTTGAGCTGGCAGTGGCTGACCGCCAAGCACAAGCCGGGACTGCCGAGCCGCCGGGAGCTCTTGCGAATTGCTTCGACCGCGTTCTTGCTGCTGGTGGTGGGGAACGGTCTCCTCTGTCTTTCGGAGACGCGAGTCGAATCGGGAACCTCGGCGTTGTTGATCGCGACGACGCCGATTTGGATGATTTTGCTCGATGCGCTGCGCGCCCGGAGGCTGCCGAGCCTGCTTGCCGTCGCGGGATTGATCGTCGGAAGCGTGGGGATCGCTGTGCTCGTCGGCCGGGGCGCCGGGCATGCCAACGCGCTCTTCGCCGGCCTTATTCTGCTGGCGTCTCTCTCTTGGGCGCTGGGCTCGGTTTTCGTCGGACGCGAGCATCACCACCCCTTCACCGCCTCGCTCGAGATGAGCATCGGAGGTGCGCTCTGCATCGTCGTCGGGCTCGCAAGCGGTGAGGCGTCGCAGCTGCATGTCGCGGCGATCTCTGCCGCCTCGTTATGGGGTATGCTCTGGCTGATCACCGGCGGCGCACTCGTTGGATACAGCGCGTATGCCTATGTGGTCCGCGTGCTTCCGACGGCTACGGTCGCAACCTACGGTTACGTCAATCCCATCGTCGCCGTAATCCTCGGCGCGCTCGTGCTCGGCGAGCGGGTGACCTGGAACGTTTTGCTGGGCGGGGTAGCGGTCGTGCTCTCCGTGATCTTGATTCTCTTGGGCAGCCGCGACGTTTCCGAGGAACTTAGCGCGTGA